The Setaria italica strain Yugu1 chromosome IX, Setaria_italica_v2.0, whole genome shotgun sequence genome has a window encoding:
- the LOC101762818 gene encoding uncharacterized protein LOC101762818: protein MILAVLFANSDGNILIERFHGVPAEERLHWRSFLVKLGSENLKGSKNEELHVASHKSVSIVYTTIGDVCLYIVGKDEYDELALAEVIFAITSAVKDVCGKPPTERLFLDKYGRICLCLDEIVWKGLLENTEKDRVRRLIRLKPPVEP, encoded by the exons ATGATACTGGCCGTGCTCTTCGCCAACTCCGACGGCAACATCCTCATCGAGCG GTTCCATGGGGTCCCCGCGGAGGAGAGGCTCCACTGGCGCTCCTTCCTGGTGAAGCTCGGATCCGAGAACCTCAAAGGCTCCAAGAACGAGGAGCTCCACGTTGCTTCCCACAA GTCGGTCTCTATTGTTTATACCACAATTGGGGATGTCTGCCTGTACATTGTTGGCAAGGATGAGTATGATGAGCTTGCTT TGGCCGAGGTGATATTTGCAATTACATCAGCGGTGAAGGATGTCTGTGGAAAACCTCCTACTGAGCGCCTTTTCCTTGACAAATATGGGAGGATCTGCCTGTGCCTTGATGAGATTGTTTGGAAG GGTCTGCTTGAAAACACGGAGAAAGACAGAGTGCGGAGGTTGATTAGACTAAAGCCCCCTGTTGAGCCATGA